GAAATGGAATTACTACATAAAGTATCCCTTTGAGTCTACGTTATATAACCTTTAAACAAATACGACAAAGACTGTTATAAGTCTTCTCCAAATTCCCCAAACCATCTTCATGGCAACCGCCACCTCCCACGGCAGTCGGCAGTTTACTGCTTCAACAGGCACTGGGTGGCCCCACCAGTCACCTTGAGCTTTGTAACACATGCAGCCAGTGCAGTTCTTTTCAGGGAGCTCTGATGctccctccatccacccatcaatTTCCTACCAGTTCTACATTACAGAAGCAAAGGATTCAGAAAAGTTGAGTCCTGTCCTGTAAGGGCTCCAGTGAGCCTTAAAGCTGGGGAATGCGGGACGCCCACGGGGCGGAGGGGCAATGGCTGAGGTGCCGGATAAGGCTGCAGAGCTGAAAATCCTCCATTTCACCTGCTCACTGGCATGGCTCCTGCAACAGAGTGGGACCCCTCAGGTTTACTTCTCAGGGGCCAACCTGCTTTAGGATTCCATTGTGTTTTGAATTTTGACCTATTTTATAGTCTTAAGAAATCCACTGGGGAGGGACTCCCTTACTCAACCGGTCCTTCCTCAAACCCAGTGGAGGAAACCCCTGGAATGATCCTGCCTTTTGCTTGGCAATTCCCAGGAGCTGAGAACTCAATCTACACTAGGAAAAACATCCCAACTCAGGGTGACAGAGTTCTTAAAGTGGAAATCAGCTTCTCTCCCATCTTCGGATCCTAGAGCTGCCTGTTGGGATAATACACAGAGTAAGGTTCGTTCCCCTCAGCTGGGAGACATTGGAAGATTAAGACTTCCAGGGACTCCTAGACTTTTAAAGACACAGAGGAACTTAGAGATTCTCTCAGTGTTACCCCACCTCAGCCCTGGGCGGGGGAAGCCACTTGTCCGGGTCACACAACTAGTCTGAAGAACTAAGCTCTTGCCTTCTTCTGTCTCTTCCCTTACTGTCTGAACGAATGCAACGTCtaattccttttcctcctccaggaGTGGTACCACCAGCACCGCTACTTTGCCCAATCCTTTCACCCTCCTCTTCAGGATTTTCCTAGTCAAATTGCTGTAACTTTACCTGGAAATAGTTGTGGAAATGACTGCAATTAGGTTAATGCTGTAACATGGGAACACTGGTTTATCAACATTTTATATGCTTTATTGAAAGTTGACAAGTGCAACAGTTAAATACAGTGACATCTTACAACTGTGTAGAGAACATGCACAGGAACATATGCAGATAACTACTATACAGGTAATAGCAGAAACCCCTACTGGGAAATCCATTTCATTAGCTAGAACTGATCATTTTTCAAAGTATTCAATCAGCTCAATCAAAAGACTTCAGTGAACAGGGACTGACTTCAAGATATTCAGCAGCTAGAAGATTTCAGATTACACAAAGTGACTAACTGTGCCAAATTCTTAAAATCTCTTTAGGAAGGTGTGTTTTTCTCCGTGTAGCATTTTTTTATGTAGATCTCTATATAAAAGACAACCCACACCTCTTTAGACAGCCAATGAAACATCTAAATTTCAATCTGTACAACCTAAATATAGTAGTTACAGTCCTCTATTGTACAAAATAGTTACActacatacacaaatatacaatAAGCAAAACAACCTTCATGGTAAGATAGCCTAGGTCCCAGCTACCTGTCACCGTTTAGTCACGCTAATAGTTTTGTGTCATCCGCTGTTTGGGAAAGAGGCACAGTACTACTGTTTCTCATGGATTTGGGTGACAGTCGTCATTTGTATAATGAGCTATGTTTCTCCTCATCTTAGGTGAGACTAAGCTTCACTCTTGACTTTCGCCTCCCTTTCCAGTTCCtcgtgggggaggagagagaggaatgtCCAGTGGTGCTCCACTGCTTCGGAACCCCATGGAGTACACTACGTGCAAGCAGGAAGAACTCTCggaagtgggggcggggagccagggagggagggaaaggcacACAGCTCCTCAGCATGAATGAAACCATTTCTCACGGATCTGCCAAGCTGCACGAGGTCCCAGTATATCCATGCTAATTCTCTGGTTAACCTTTATTCACCCAACTTAAGAAATGTCTTCAAGCCGAAAGCATGTGAGTGTTTAATACTGGAAGAAAGAGATAATGCCAGTCTCACGTCTCTTCTGCAGCGAGCAATGAAATGGGTGACGGTGGAGGCGGACCCCTCCTAGTACATCTTCTCGGGTCTGTTCAGTTCAGACAGCAGCAGCCAGTTCTGCGCGGGCGTGGAAGGCTACGCGGTTGGTCCCGAGCCCTGGGACGCTGGCTGAGCCGGGGGCTGTGTGGTCCCCTGTGGCTGCGTGGTGGCAGGGGGGGAGCCAGTCTGCAGCTGGGCCTGGAACTGGGCAAGCTGCTCGGGGCTGGCCAGTGTCTTCAGCAGATTGTTCTCCTGCTCCAGCTGGGAATTTTTCTCTATTAGTTCTTTGATCTGCTCTTTGAGGACCTCCACTTCCTCTCTAACCGCATACATCAAATGGCTTTTCACCAGATcctgaaagggagagagagaagcaaaaaaaaaaaaaaaaaaaagaggaaaagaaaaggttttAAGTTACTGTTTCCTGGACTCCGAATTTCTAAAACATCATGT
This genomic window from Hippopotamus amphibius kiboko isolate mHipAmp2 chromosome 14, mHipAmp2.hap2, whole genome shotgun sequence contains:
- the TSC22D1 gene encoding TSC22 domain family protein 1 isoform X3, with amino-acid sequence MDLVKSHLMYAVREEVEVLKEQIKELIEKNSQLEQENNLLKTLASPEQLAQFQAQLQTGSPPATTQPQGTTQPPAQPASQGSGPTA
- the TSC22D1 gene encoding TSC22 domain family protein 1 isoform X2, whose product is MKSQWCRPVAMDLGVYQLRHFSISFLSSLLGTENASVRLDNSSSGASVVAIDNKIEQAMDLVKSHLMYAVREEVEVLKEQIKELIEKNSQLEQENNLLKTLASPEQLAQFQAQLQTGSPPATTQPQGTTQPPAQPASQGSGPTA